From the Oryza glaberrima chromosome 5, OglaRS2, whole genome shotgun sequence genome, one window contains:
- the LOC127773399 gene encoding histone deacetylase 8-like isoform X1: MESSASSSAAVAAEGAPATGEQLAVFWHEGMVAHDAGRGVFDSGRDPGFLDVLDQHPENADRVRNMVSILRRGPIARFISWHSGRPAHAAELLSFHSAEYIEELVQANAVGAKKLCEGTFLNPGSWGAALLAAGTTLSAMKHILDGHAKIAYALVRPPGHHAQPDRADGYCFLNNAGLAVKLALDSGRRKVAVVDIDVHYGNGTAEGFYHTDSVLTISLHMKHGSWGPSHPQSGSVDEVGEGRGLGYNLNIPLPNGSGDAGYEYAMNELVVPAIEKFHPELLVFVVGQDSSTFDPNGRQCLTMDGYRKIGQIMRGMADQHSNGQILIVQEGGYHISYSAYCLHATLEGVLNLQAPLLDDPIAYYPEDEKYTMKVVDIMKKCWKESIPFLKDI, encoded by the exons ATGGAgtcgtccgcctcctcctcggccgcggtggcggcggagggggcgccggcgacgggggaGCAGCTGGCGGTGTTCTGGCACGAGGGCATGGTGGCCCACGACGCCGGCCGCGGCGTGTTCGACTCGGGCCGCGACCCGGGCTTCCTCGACGTGCTCGACCAGCACCCGGAGAACGCCGACCGCGTCCGCAACATGGTCTccatcctccgccgcggcccCATCGCGCGCTTCATCTCCTGGCACTCCGGCCgccccgcccacgccgccgaGCTCCTCTCCTTCCACTCCGCCG AATACATAGAGGAGCTCGTGCAAGCAAATGCCGTTGGTGCCAAGAAGCTGTGTGAAGGCACTTTCTTGAACCCTGGATCCTGGGGTGCTGCGCTTCTGGCGGCTGGAACAACTTTATCAGCGATGAAGCACATACTAGATGGACATGCCAAGATTGCCTATGCGTTGGTCCGCCCCCCTGGCCATCATGCGCAACCGGACCGTGCTGATGGTTACTGCTTCCTGAACAATGCTGGGCTTGCAGTGAAGCTGGCTCTGGATTCAGGACGCAGAAAGGTTGCTGTTGTTGATATTGACGTGCACTATGGAAATGGCACTGCAGAGGGCTTCTACCACACAGACAGCGTGCTGACGATCTCTCTTCACATGAAGCATGGTTCATGGGGTCCATCACATCCCCAGAGTGGCTCGGTGGATGAGGTTGGTGAAGGCAGGGGTCTTGGGTACAATCTCAATATTCCTTTGCCTAATGGCAGTGGGGATGCAGGGTATGAGTATGCGATGAATGAATTAGTTGTTCCAGCCATAGAGAAGTTTCATCCTGAGCTTTTGGTTTTTGTTGTTGGCCAAGATTCTAGTACA TTTGATCCCAATGGAAGACAGTGCTTAACCATGGATGGTTATCGGAAAATTGGGCAAATAATGAGAGGCATGGCTGATCAACACAGCAATGGTCAAATATTGATCGTGCAGGAAGGGGGTTATCACATCAGCTATTCGGCATATTGTCTGCATGCAACACTAGAAGGTGTTCTGAATCTACAAGCCCCGTTGCTTGATGATCCAATCGCCTATTATCCAGAGGATGAGAAATACACCATGAAAGTTGTGGACATCATGAAGAAATGCTGGAAAGAATCTATTCCATTCTTGAAGGACATATAG
- the LOC127773399 gene encoding histone deacetylase 8-like isoform X2 encodes MESSASSSAAVAAEGAPATGEQLAVFWHEGMVAHDAGRGVFDSGRDPGFLDVLDQHPENADRVRNMVSILRRGPIARFISWHSGRPAHAAELLSFHSAEYIEELVQANAVGAKKLCEGTFLNPGSWGAALLAAGTTLSAMKHILDGHAKIAYALVRPPGHHAQPDRADGYCFLNNAGLAVKLALDSGRRKVAVVDIDVHYGNGTAEGFYHTDSVLTISLHMKHGSWGPSHPQSGSVDEFDPNGRQCLTMDGYRKIGQIMRGMADQHSNGQILIVQEGGYHISYSAYCLHATLEGVLNLQAPLLDDPIAYYPEDEKYTMKVVDIMKKCWKESIPFLKDI; translated from the exons ATGGAgtcgtccgcctcctcctcggccgcggtggcggcggagggggcgccggcgacgggggaGCAGCTGGCGGTGTTCTGGCACGAGGGCATGGTGGCCCACGACGCCGGCCGCGGCGTGTTCGACTCGGGCCGCGACCCGGGCTTCCTCGACGTGCTCGACCAGCACCCGGAGAACGCCGACCGCGTCCGCAACATGGTCTccatcctccgccgcggcccCATCGCGCGCTTCATCTCCTGGCACTCCGGCCgccccgcccacgccgccgaGCTCCTCTCCTTCCACTCCGCCG AATACATAGAGGAGCTCGTGCAAGCAAATGCCGTTGGTGCCAAGAAGCTGTGTGAAGGCACTTTCTTGAACCCTGGATCCTGGGGTGCTGCGCTTCTGGCGGCTGGAACAACTTTATCAGCGATGAAGCACATACTAGATGGACATGCCAAGATTGCCTATGCGTTGGTCCGCCCCCCTGGCCATCATGCGCAACCGGACCGTGCTGATGGTTACTGCTTCCTGAACAATGCTGGGCTTGCAGTGAAGCTGGCTCTGGATTCAGGACGCAGAAAGGTTGCTGTTGTTGATATTGACGTGCACTATGGAAATGGCACTGCAGAGGGCTTCTACCACACAGACAGCGTGCTGACGATCTCTCTTCACATGAAGCATGGTTCATGGGGTCCATCACATCCCCAGAGTGGCTCGGTGGATGAG TTTGATCCCAATGGAAGACAGTGCTTAACCATGGATGGTTATCGGAAAATTGGGCAAATAATGAGAGGCATGGCTGATCAACACAGCAATGGTCAAATATTGATCGTGCAGGAAGGGGGTTATCACATCAGCTATTCGGCATATTGTCTGCATGCAACACTAGAAGGTGTTCTGAATCTACAAGCCCCGTTGCTTGATGATCCAATCGCCTATTATCCAGAGGATGAGAAATACACCATGAAAGTTGTGGACATCATGAAGAAATGCTGGAAAGAATCTATTCCATTCTTGAAGGACATATAG